One genomic segment of Hordeum vulgare subsp. vulgare chromosome 2H, MorexV3_pseudomolecules_assembly, whole genome shotgun sequence includes these proteins:
- the LOC123427200 gene encoding GDSL esterase/lipase LTL1-like translates to MDACSQALAVVAALLLLVGASAPTASAARAFFVFGDSLVDNGNNNYLMTTARADAPPYGIDFPTHMPTGRFSNGLNIPDIISEYLGAEPALPYLSPYMRGDNLLVGANFASAGVGILNDTGVQFVNIIRIAQQLQNFQDYQRRLAAYIGEDAARQRVSQSLVLITLGGNDFVNNYYLVPFSARSQQFEIHDYVPFIVSEYKKVLARLYELGARRVIVTGTGMIGCVPAELALHSLDGSCAPDLTRAADLFNPQLERMLTELNGEVGHDDVFIAANTNRVSFDFMFNPQQYGFATAKIACCGQGPYNGIGLCTPASNVCANRDAYAYWDAFHPTERANRIIVANFMHGTTDHISPMNLSTILAMDNTRN, encoded by the exons ATGGACGCTTGCTCTcaggccctcgccgtcgtcgcggcgctgctcctcctcgtcggGGCCTCGGCGCCGACGGCGTCCGCGGCGCGCGCCTTCTTCGTCTTCGGCGACTCCCTCGtcgacaacggcaacaacaactacCTCATGACGACGGCGCGCGCGGACGCGCCGCCCTACGGCATCGACTTCCCCACGCACATGCCCACGGGGAGGTTCTCCAACGGGCTCAACATCCCGGACATCATCA GCGAGTACCTCGGGGCAGAGCCGGCGCTGCCGTACCTGAGCCCCTACATGCGCGGCGACAACCTGCTCGTCGGTGCCAACTTCGCGTCCGCCGGCGTCGGCATCCTCAACGACACAGGCGTGCAATTC GTGAACATCATCAGGATCGCGCAGCAGCTGCAGAACTTCCAGGACTACCAGCGGAGGCTGGCGGCGTACATCGGCGAGGACGCGGCGAGGCAGCGCGTGAGCCAGTCGCTGGTGCTCATCACCCTCGGCGGCAACGACTTCGTGAACAACTACTACCTGGTGCCCTTCTCCGCCAGGTCCCAGCAGTTCGAGATCCACGACTACGTCCCCTTCATCGTCTCCGAGTACAAGAAAGTCCTCGCG AGGCTGTACGAGCTGGGCGCCCGTCGCGTGATCGTGACGGGGACGGGGATGATCGGGTGCGTGCCGGCGGAGCTGGCCCTGCACAGCCTCGACGGCTCCTGCGCGCCGGACCTCACGCGGGCCGCCGACCTCTTCAACCCGCAGCTGGAGCGGATGCTGACGGAGCTCAACGGCGAGGTCGGCCACGACGACGTCTTCATCGCCGCCAACACCAACAGGGTCAGCTTCGACTTCATGTTCAACCCGCAGCAGTACG GGTTCGCGACGGCCAAGATCGCGTGCTGCGGGCAGGGCCCGTACAACGGGATCGGGCTGTGCACGCCGGCGTCCAACGTGTGCGCCAACCGTGACGCCTACGCCTACTGGGACGCATTCCACCCCACGGAGCGGGCCAACCGGATCATCGTCGCCAACTTCATGCACGGCACAACTGACCACATCAGCCCCATGAACCTCAGCACCATCCTCGCCATGGACAACACCAGGAACTAG